A genomic segment from Triticum dicoccoides isolate Atlit2015 ecotype Zavitan chromosome 1A, WEW_v2.0, whole genome shotgun sequence encodes:
- the LOC119350669 gene encoding gluconokinase-like: MRILCRRTVAAMLADALGCGFVEADDHHSHANKEKMSRGVPLTDEDRLPWPESLHDAIRERLDRGEDVAVSCSALRLKYQPSAARPGRAARVPCRRPD; the protein is encoded by the exons ATGCGAATTCTCTGCCGCAGGACCGTGGCTGCGATGCTCGCCGACGCGCTGGGCTGCGGCTTCGTCGAGGCGGACGACCACCACTCCCACGCCAACAAAG AGAAGATGAGCAGGGGCGTCCCGCTCACGGACGAGGACCGCCTTCCATGGCCGGAGTCGCTGCACGACGCCATCAGAGAGCGGCTGGACCGCGGCGAGGACGTCGCCGTCAGCTGCTCGGCGCTGCGGCTCAAGTATCAGCCGAGCGCGGCGAGACCGGGACGAGCGGCGCGAGTACCGTGCAGGCGGCCGGACTGA